Proteins from a genomic interval of Channa argus isolate prfri chromosome 11, Channa argus male v1.0, whole genome shotgun sequence:
- the tti2 gene encoding TELO2-interacting protein 2: MELSSLLHDLHLSSSSSDKLLPNLPPITELLSQLQEKLIAASSQSETSSLIGHVRQLFQTADADWLFSPDSAELQASYRSLISALIGCAALPLCQDDCGSLPAAAYQKIPSRAVTAGSALRALLEALGNWERGKGPRRGRTLLLTVAPPVCVFAVTHFQDQAWTSSSSRTAARNLQEELLRAGGWRDTAHLLMGDVGGDDEAGGREEEEKYRGILGGVLDVLQPQLTKDSWQRCEAVKLVFAWTLLQVTRPSLSPHLSRLLPPSLLFTDHYRPENCMLGVRCLHHIVLNTPAADLRQFNRADVLYQALFKHLYTTEAAVIQLVLSCLLDLLLVLEKPPSLPTPSSTRRKSCRHDDVLHLVLTHMEAEHKLPLRRAYTSALPLYIDRMGVAVCRHLRRVERVVLGYLEVGDPPEETTRLKILEVLQKTCRAAWPRMQCRLHVLLRCLLKLLVDVSSDSQLSDCVRQKLMKETSLCIKLLDAASHGQIQPLLQQADSSCCSSEVLGCLATVTVAAHR; encoded by the exons ATGGAGCTCTCATCCTTACTTCATGATCTtcatctctcctcctcctcctcagataAGCTCCTCCCCAATCTCCCTCCAATCACAGAGCTCCTCTCTCAGCTCCAGGAGAAACTGATTGCTGCTTCGTCACAGTCTGAAACAAGCTCCCTGATTGGTCATGTGAGGCAGCTCTTCCAGACCGCAGATGCTGATTGGCTGTTCTCCCCGGACTCGGCCGAGCTCCAGGCCTCGTACCGCTCTCTGATCAGCGCCCTGATTGGCTGTGCAGCTCTGCCGCTCTGCCAGGACGACTGCGGCTCTTTGCCAGCCGCAGCCTATCAGAAGATCCCGAGCCGAGCCGTCACAGCAGGCTCAGCCCTCAGAGCGCTGCTGGAAGCTCTGGGGAACTGGGAGAGAGGAAAGGGGCCAAGACGGGGTCGGACTCTGCTTCTCACTGTGGCTCCTCCTGTGTGCGTGTTCGCTGTGACGCATTTCCAG GATCAGGCCTGGACCAGTTCCTCCTCTAGAACAGCAGCACGGAACCTGCAGGAGGAGCTGCTGCGGGCAGGAGGCTGGAGAGACACCGCTCACCTTCTGATGGGGGATGTGGGTGGTGATGACGAAGCAGGGGGGcgggaggaagaagagaagtaCAGAGGAATTCTGGGAGGAGTCCTGGACGTCCTGCAGCCTCAACTCACAAA GGACTCGTGGCAGCGTTGTGAGGCAGTGAAGCTGGTGTTTGCCTGGACTCTCCTGCAG GTGACTCGACCATCTCTCTCCCCTCATCTGTCTCGcctcctccccccctccctcctcttcacTGATCACTACAGACCAGAGAACTGCATGCTGGGAGTTCGCTGCCTGCATCACATTGTGCTCAACACG ccagcTGCAGATCTCCGTCAGTTCAACAGAGCAGATGTTCTCTACCAGGCTTTATTCAAACACCTGTACACCACAGAGGCTGCTGTCATACAG CTGGTTCTGTCTTGTCTCTTGGACCTGTTGTTGGTTTTGGAAAAGCCCCCGTCCTTACCGACCCCATCCTCCACTCGAAGGAAGTCCTGTCGCCATGACGATGTGCTTCATCTGGTCCTGACCCACATGGAAGCAGAGCACAAGCTGCCCCTGCGACGCGCCTACACCTCCGCTCTGCCTCTTTACATCGACAG GATGGGCGTGGCTGTGTGCAGACACCTGCGGCGGGTAGAGCGGGTGGTGCTGGGATACCTGGAGGTCGGAGATCCACCTGAAGAGACGACCCGGCTGAAGATCCTGGAGGTGCTGCAGAAAACCTGCAGAGCTGCATGGCCAAG GATGCAGTGTCGCCTCCACGTGTTGCTACGCTGCCTGTTGAAGCTGTTGGTCGACGTCTCTTCAGACTCTCAGCTCAGTGACTGTGTCAGACAGAAGCTGATGAAAGAAACTTCACTCTGCATCAAGCTGCTGGACGCTGCCTCGCATGGACAAATCCAG CCTCTCCTCCAGCAGGCTGACAGCAGCTGTTGCAGCTCTGAGGTGCTTGGTTGCCTAGCGACTGTAACGGTGGCGGCACACAGGTGA